A window of Cohnella herbarum contains these coding sequences:
- a CDS encoding carbohydrate ABC transporter permease — translation MSFKKRESMFAYALVGPVVLFYGVIFVYPLLQMLLLSFQTYDFYSPPVFIGLDNYTRIARDPELFDKLLNTLAYWCIGPVTIAASFLAALLMSKLKWGQGFFRSAFYGTSMAPMVALAVVFTYMFSPNHGIVNNLLTSFNLQPIEWLYDPMLAKIVVMFIFFFMNVGFYTILFLSGILGVDRNLYAAAELDGAGHWRKTVHITLPQIRPVMIFAVILMTISIFQMYGQIVILTKGGPYGSTETVFMYAMNKAFTDHEMGYAATIVVVLSIVLAFVSYVILKIGEEKE, via the coding sequence ATGAGTTTCAAAAAACGGGAAAGCATGTTTGCTTATGCGTTGGTAGGGCCGGTCGTGCTTTTCTATGGCGTCATTTTCGTCTATCCGCTGCTGCAGATGTTGCTGCTTTCTTTTCAGACGTACGATTTCTATTCGCCGCCCGTGTTTATTGGCCTGGATAATTACACGAGGATTGCGCGAGATCCGGAGTTATTCGATAAGCTGCTCAATACGCTTGCATACTGGTGCATCGGTCCGGTGACGATCGCCGCCTCGTTCTTAGCTGCGTTGCTGATGAGCAAACTGAAATGGGGGCAGGGCTTCTTCCGCTCGGCTTTCTACGGCACTTCGATGGCGCCCATGGTTGCGCTTGCGGTCGTGTTCACGTATATGTTCAGCCCCAATCACGGCATCGTCAACAACCTTCTGACGTCGTTTAACCTGCAGCCGATCGAATGGCTATACGACCCGATGTTGGCCAAAATCGTCGTCATGTTTATTTTCTTCTTCATGAATGTGGGGTTCTACACGATACTTTTCCTTTCCGGCATACTCGGCGTGGACCGGAATCTGTACGCAGCCGCCGAGCTAGACGGCGCGGGACATTGGCGCAAAACGGTGCACATTACGCTGCCGCAAATCCGTCCGGTCATGATTTTCGCCGTGATTCTAATGACGATCTCGATTTTTCAAATGTACGGCCAAATCGTCATATTGACAAAGGGAGGCCCCTACGGCAGTACGGAAACGGTGTTCATGTACGCTATGAATAAGGCTTTCACCGACCACGAGATGGGCTATGCGGCCACGATCGTCGTCGTGCTGTCCATCGTCCTGGCCTTCGTCTCGTATGTCATACTCAAAATTGGTGAGGAGAAGGAATAG
- a CDS encoding zinc-dependent alcohol dehydrogenase: MSKQLIAAAPRQARIALYEELPIRPDEVKVKVTHASPKHGSELAAFRGESPHLADRYDEDWRLFLPRDPNGRQEVVFGDWNLGNQWVGEIIEAGSEVRDYRVGEKVCGYGGIREFHNVKAVDNFYLLKMPDNMPWQNAVCLDPAIFALGGVRDGHVRPGDRVAVIGLGAIGQIAVQIAKLAGASYVAAVDPIESRRAVALRNGADRAFDSANEDVGLMLKQDTNKLGVDAIIETSANEFALNQALRGLAYGGTIAYVGWARPFKGGMDWGREAHFNNARIVFSRSCSEPNPDHPRWSFRRIEETCWNMLKSGAIDCADIIHPIVPFNEADTAYETFVDREPARSIKLGIDLIS; the protein is encoded by the coding sequence ATGTCAAAACAACTTATCGCCGCGGCTCCGCGTCAGGCGAGGATCGCGCTATACGAGGAACTGCCGATCCGTCCCGACGAAGTGAAAGTAAAGGTCACTCACGCTTCCCCGAAGCACGGTTCGGAGCTGGCCGCATTCCGCGGAGAAAGTCCGCATCTGGCCGACCGGTACGACGAAGATTGGAGGCTGTTTCTCCCCCGCGACCCTAACGGTCGGCAAGAAGTCGTGTTCGGCGATTGGAACCTCGGAAATCAGTGGGTAGGGGAAATCATCGAGGCGGGATCGGAAGTGCGCGATTATCGGGTCGGCGAGAAAGTGTGCGGATACGGCGGTATTCGGGAATTCCACAATGTAAAGGCGGTAGACAACTTCTATTTGTTGAAAATGCCGGACAACATGCCGTGGCAGAACGCCGTCTGCCTAGATCCGGCGATTTTCGCGCTCGGAGGCGTTCGCGATGGGCACGTTAGGCCCGGGGATCGGGTGGCCGTAATCGGGCTCGGCGCCATCGGACAAATCGCCGTGCAAATCGCTAAGCTGGCGGGGGCGAGTTACGTCGCGGCGGTCGATCCGATCGAGAGTCGCAGAGCCGTCGCCCTACGCAACGGAGCGGATCGGGCATTCGACTCGGCGAACGAAGATGTCGGCTTGATGTTGAAGCAGGATACGAACAAGCTGGGAGTAGACGCCATCATCGAGACGAGCGCGAACGAGTTCGCGTTGAATCAAGCGCTGCGCGGTCTCGCTTATGGCGGTACGATCGCCTATGTCGGATGGGCGCGTCCGTTCAAAGGGGGAATGGATTGGGGGAGGGAGGCTCATTTCAATAACGCTCGCATCGTCTTCTCGAGATCGTGCAGCGAACCGAACCCGGATCATCCCCGGTGGAGTTTCCGCCGGATCGAGGAAACGTGCTGGAATATGCTGAAGTCGGGCGCAATCGACTGCGCGGACATCATTCATCCTATCGTGCCGTTCAACGAGGCGGATACCGCCTACGAAACCTTCGTAGACAGAGAACCGGCAAGAAGCATCAAGCTTGGCATCGATCTGATATCTTAA
- a CDS encoding PQQ-dependent sugar dehydrogenase: protein MKRFGTAISGVLLMLVLSGCWGEKEPSVTQPATSSEGAGGGLQLENIFGTDSFDKPVGLEHREGDPELVYIVEQPGRIVSKNLKRTQDEPQVVLDITDRVYDVEGEQGLLGLAFHPKHPNQAYVNYTTETHTVIARFDADPANQGLLDPASERILLTFEQPYANHNGGQLAFGPDGYLYVATGDGGSGGDPHNNGQNLNSLLGKILRIDVDNEAEPLAYAIPADNPFIGQGRPEIYAYGLRNPWRFSFDEKTGKLWAADVGQNSFEEINTIEKGGNYGWRIQEGTECFNPQSGCETSGLEQPVFTYGREQGVSVTGGYVYRGEKLPDLQGWYVYADYGSGTVWALRQGSDGQVENRTLMESGENITSFGVDSSGEIYVCTQEGQILTFIDKDKE from the coding sequence ATGAAACGATTCGGAACGGCGATATCGGGAGTACTCCTCATGCTCGTTCTCTCAGGCTGCTGGGGGGAGAAGGAACCTAGCGTTACGCAGCCGGCGACAAGTTCGGAAGGAGCGGGCGGCGGACTTCAGCTTGAGAACATTTTCGGAACGGATAGCTTCGACAAACCGGTCGGCTTGGAACATCGGGAGGGGGATCCCGAGCTCGTATATATCGTGGAACAACCGGGGCGGATAGTCAGCAAAAATCTAAAACGGACCCAGGACGAACCGCAAGTCGTACTCGATATAACCGATCGGGTCTATGACGTAGAAGGCGAACAAGGCCTTCTGGGCTTGGCGTTCCATCCGAAGCATCCGAATCAAGCTTACGTGAACTACACGACCGAGACGCATACGGTTATTGCGCGGTTCGATGCCGATCCTGCCAATCAGGGACTGCTCGACCCGGCCAGCGAACGGATTCTGCTAACCTTCGAACAGCCTTACGCCAACCATAACGGAGGACAGCTTGCTTTCGGACCGGACGGCTATCTCTACGTCGCGACGGGAGACGGAGGCAGCGGAGGGGACCCTCATAATAACGGCCAAAATTTGAATAGTCTGCTAGGAAAGATTCTCCGTATCGATGTGGACAATGAGGCTGAGCCGTTAGCTTACGCGATCCCTGCGGATAATCCTTTCATCGGGCAAGGGAGGCCGGAAATCTATGCTTACGGACTTCGCAATCCTTGGCGATTTAGCTTCGACGAGAAGACCGGCAAGCTATGGGCGGCCGATGTCGGCCAGAACAGCTTCGAGGAGATCAATACGATAGAGAAAGGCGGCAACTACGGTTGGCGTATCCAAGAGGGGACCGAATGTTTTAATCCGCAATCCGGATGCGAGACATCCGGGTTGGAGCAGCCCGTATTTACGTATGGACGCGAGCAAGGCGTATCCGTCACGGGAGGTTATGTGTACCGGGGAGAGAAGCTGCCCGATCTTCAAGGATGGTACGTCTACGCCGATTACGGATCGGGTACGGTGTGGGCTCTCCGTCAAGGGAGCGATGGCCAGGTAGAGAATCGGACCTTGATGGAATCGGGGGAGAACATCACGTCTTTCGGCGTGGATAGCTCGGGCGAGATCTATGTCTGCACCCAAGAGGGGCAAATCTTAACGTTTATCGATAAGGATAAGGAATAG
- a CDS encoding zinc ribbon domain-containing protein, translating into MDLKPAIALSGRAKLLIAGGLVVILLLAGAYFLGKQLTDEQRLIARFENAIRDGKTDKVMGMLSDPNKGVGFNKETAQDIVTYLQSNKETLDQLIARLKSEAELLKGPPAASVEQERDTAFLYLHKKEEKRWFLYDDYELKINRYSIPVTTNFAGTKVLIDGKEAGTAKGENETLELGTFLPGQYEIKAVYEGKYTTLESASTVSLFPMANNEDLTVELTLEGDYVEVQSNNSYAHIYINGEDIELAVGDGQRIGPIAVDGSNRMFVEVEYPWGKARSEELAVDSNRLEFNVPGLDDSLKNDIMSAAFDFVSSWMQSFREQKNVLRHVHPDRSGDMAEYLADMERSKESYTGELHRATFDLDSFKLNQFDEHDYSITVKVKLDYREVFYFKEYETDPVPVEGSNYTEYQLQYVDGQWLVSGWSNVEGMGTDNTKVYE; encoded by the coding sequence GTGGATTTAAAACCGGCCATAGCGCTATCCGGAAGAGCTAAGCTTCTGATTGCCGGCGGACTTGTTGTCATTTTATTGCTTGCGGGGGCTTATTTCTTAGGGAAGCAGTTGACCGACGAGCAACGCCTTATCGCGCGATTCGAGAATGCGATTCGGGACGGGAAGACGGATAAGGTTATGGGGATGTTGTCGGACCCGAATAAGGGCGTCGGATTCAACAAAGAGACGGCCCAAGACATCGTGACTTATTTGCAGTCGAACAAGGAAACGCTCGACCAACTGATCGCTCGGTTGAAATCCGAAGCCGAGCTTCTGAAGGGACCGCCTGCAGCGTCGGTAGAGCAAGAACGGGATACGGCATTCTTATATTTACATAAGAAAGAGGAGAAACGTTGGTTTCTCTACGATGATTATGAATTGAAGATTAATCGGTATTCGATCCCGGTGACCACGAACTTCGCGGGGACGAAAGTGTTGATCGACGGGAAGGAAGCGGGTACGGCCAAAGGCGAGAACGAAACGCTGGAACTGGGAACGTTCCTGCCGGGACAGTACGAGATTAAGGCGGTCTACGAAGGGAAATACACCACTTTGGAGAGCGCGAGCACGGTATCGCTTTTCCCTATGGCGAACAACGAGGATCTTACCGTCGAGCTAACGCTGGAGGGGGATTACGTTGAGGTGCAGTCCAACAATAGCTACGCGCATATTTATATTAACGGCGAAGACATAGAATTAGCCGTCGGCGACGGGCAACGGATCGGTCCGATCGCCGTAGACGGTTCCAATCGGATGTTCGTGGAAGTCGAATATCCTTGGGGGAAAGCGAGAAGCGAAGAGTTGGCGGTGGATTCGAACCGATTGGAATTCAATGTGCCGGGATTGGATGACTCGCTTAAGAACGACATCATGAGCGCGGCATTCGATTTCGTATCGAGCTGGATGCAGTCTTTCCGGGAGCAAAAAAACGTGCTCCGACACGTGCATCCCGACCGGTCGGGCGATATGGCCGAATACTTAGCCGACATGGAACGAAGCAAGGAGTCTTATACCGGGGAATTGCATCGCGCGACCTTTGATCTGGATAGCTTTAAGCTGAATCAGTTCGACGAACACGATTATTCGATTACCGTTAAAGTAAAGCTGGATTATCGCGAAGTGTTCTATTTCAAAGAATACGAAACCGATCCCGTTCCGGTAGAGGGGTCCAATTATACGGAATATCAGTTGCAATACGTGGACGGGCAGTGGTTAGTGTCCGGCTGGTCGAACGTCGAAGGAATGGGAACGGACAATACGAAGGTGTACGAGTAA
- a CDS encoding FG-GAP repeat domain-containing protein has translation MTITFKKRKLSDAPYEACSVFDVNNDGMLDIVSGSYWYEGPDFVKRHKITELASYAHYQDDFSDFPMDVDGDGRMDIITGSWWSGALNWRKNPGDSCSEWETFEIDPSSNIETIRYFDIDGCGVPEIFPNTPAVPQAFYKLICDENGKGTGKFAKTVISDRPSGHGLGFADITGNGKTDIVLTDGWLEQPEDPFTGPWIFHPEFSLGTASVPIIGHDVNGNGLCDLIVGQAHDYGLHWYEQVLGEDGSRSWIKHEIDMSASQYHDLMLVDLDLDGELELVTGKRYLAHDNDPGFDDPLGIYYFKIKNGLFEKHVIDYGPAGEGSGNGIYMWIQDLTGNGYPDIVAPGTEGLYLFENLGPRE, from the coding sequence ATGACTATTACTTTCAAGAAAAGAAAGCTAAGCGACGCCCCTTACGAAGCTTGTTCGGTGTTCGACGTTAACAATGACGGAATGCTGGATATCGTGAGCGGCTCTTATTGGTACGAGGGTCCCGACTTCGTCAAACGGCACAAAATAACCGAACTGGCTTCCTACGCGCATTATCAAGATGACTTCTCCGACTTTCCGATGGATGTGGACGGGGACGGCCGAATGGACATCATAACCGGCTCGTGGTGGAGCGGAGCGCTGAACTGGCGTAAAAATCCGGGAGATTCATGTTCGGAGTGGGAAACGTTCGAGATCGATCCATCCTCCAATATCGAGACGATTCGGTACTTCGATATCGATGGCTGCGGCGTTCCCGAGATCTTCCCCAACACGCCGGCAGTGCCCCAAGCATTCTACAAGTTGATATGCGACGAGAACGGCAAAGGTACCGGGAAATTCGCCAAGACGGTTATCTCGGATCGGCCTAGCGGTCATGGATTGGGGTTTGCGGACATTACCGGAAACGGGAAGACGGACATCGTGCTGACCGACGGCTGGCTGGAGCAGCCGGAGGATCCGTTCACCGGTCCATGGATATTCCACCCCGAGTTCTCCCTCGGCACGGCTAGCGTGCCGATTATCGGACATGACGTGAACGGCAACGGCCTGTGCGACCTGATCGTCGGTCAGGCGCACGACTACGGCCTTCATTGGTATGAACAGGTGCTTGGAGAAGACGGCTCCAGAAGCTGGATCAAACATGAGATCGACATGAGCGCTTCGCAGTATCACGACTTGATGCTTGTTGATCTCGATCTCGACGGCGAGTTGGAGCTTGTCACGGGCAAGCGGTATCTGGCGCATGACAACGATCCCGGCTTCGACGACCCGCTCGGTATTTATTACTTCAAGATCAAGAACGGCCTATTCGAGAAGCACGTCATCGATTACGGTCCTGCGGGCGAAGGCTCCGGAAACGGCATCTACATGTGGATTCAGGATCTGACGGGAAATGGATACCCGGATATCGTCGCTCCGGGCACGGAAGGCTTGTATTTATTCGAAAATCTAGGACCCCGGGAGTGA
- a CDS encoding Gfo/Idh/MocA family protein, with translation MSKLRIGFVGAGGMGQMAHLSNYAVLSELCEVVALAEVRPRLAQTVADRYGIPKIYGSHLDLLNDAKVDAIVAPQQYRSHLAIIPDILRAGIPVFTEKPLTLTVEAGEQLVHLAEEHKTLHMVGYHKRSDPAMECANKRIEEWKKSGEYGKLQYIRVTMPPGDWIGGADAPLNSDEAYPSISMEPGPSYFTDEQTRQLDTFVNYYIHQVNAIRFLLQESYRITYADRNGILLTGESESSVAVVLEMAPYQTTVEWHESLLVCFERGFIRVDLPSPLARQQAGKVTIMKDNGKDAPSYEIPVMPNRSAMRQQAMNFIAAVQGIRPAPCESREALEDLKVARDYIRLMQQYQ, from the coding sequence TTGAGCAAGTTAAGGATCGGATTCGTAGGCGCAGGCGGCATGGGACAAATGGCGCATTTATCTAATTACGCGGTGTTGAGCGAGCTGTGCGAGGTCGTCGCATTGGCGGAGGTTCGGCCTCGGCTTGCTCAAACGGTAGCGGACCGCTACGGAATTCCGAAAATATACGGCAGCCATCTGGATCTGCTTAACGACGCGAAGGTCGATGCGATCGTGGCTCCTCAGCAATATCGCTCGCATCTGGCAATCATTCCCGACATTCTTAGAGCCGGCATTCCGGTATTCACCGAGAAGCCGCTCACGCTGACGGTCGAAGCCGGCGAACAATTGGTGCATCTCGCGGAAGAGCATAAGACGCTTCACATGGTCGGCTACCACAAACGCTCCGACCCTGCCATGGAGTGCGCCAACAAACGGATCGAAGAGTGGAAAAAGAGCGGAGAATACGGCAAGCTGCAGTACATTCGAGTCACGATGCCGCCTGGAGACTGGATCGGCGGAGCGGATGCTCCCTTGAACTCGGATGAAGCCTATCCTTCCATCTCTATGGAACCAGGCCCATCATACTTTACGGATGAACAGACCCGTCAGCTTGACACTTTCGTCAATTATTACATCCATCAGGTGAACGCGATTCGTTTCCTGCTTCAGGAGTCCTACAGGATTACGTACGCCGACCGCAACGGGATTCTTCTGACAGGCGAGAGCGAGAGCAGCGTAGCCGTAGTTCTGGAGATGGCTCCTTATCAAACGACGGTCGAATGGCACGAAAGTCTGCTCGTTTGCTTCGAGAGAGGGTTTATCCGCGTAGACCTCCCATCGCCGCTCGCCCGCCAGCAAGCGGGGAAAGTAACCATTATGAAGGACAACGGCAAGGATGCTCCCTCCTATGAGATACCCGTTATGCCGAACCGTTCCGCCATGCGTCAGCAAGCCATGAACTTCATCGCCGCCGTGCAGGGCATTCGTCCGGCGCCTTGCGAATCCAGAGAAGCGTTAGAAGATCTTAAAGTTGCCAGAGATTATATACGGTTGATGCAGCAATACCAATAA
- a CDS encoding ABC transporter substrate-binding protein has product MFASMKISSMKKRIGAGLAVTMLATVLGACGGGGSGETSPNSSEELKTEGAGKQDVTLSMLIDSSNNEQNSSILNQAAEIASRRSDKYNIKVRLDTVPNTDMDKKVDVLAAGSNLPDLIASAPKPVWMKRGLLADLTNWFNRSPLKDDYMYPSLLEEGRNGGKLYAVPIKADSIFLIYNKELLKKAGIANTDFTSITWDEWTAMLEQIKQAGLKAANGKDVKGFTFRISTYETAPIIFSAGGEFFTQDGTQAVFGSQEAADGLARLKGLVSSGYADKPETDYANWMSVFFNENAAFTITGGWSLTSYEEGGLDLGKLGYSTVPKIASSTSIFGPGLSFSIFESSAHKEAAMELLTAIYSPEIYKQWLALTAGVPVLASLSDDPQFADNPIKPVLSEQLNNIKPIHSDNAPSFWTKYDQLLEKVILTNTDIVSQQQLLEKDIQQEIQNNLK; this is encoded by the coding sequence ATGTTCGCAAGCATGAAGATTTCAAGCATGAAAAAAAGAATCGGCGCCGGTCTGGCCGTTACCATGCTCGCAACCGTGCTAGGCGCATGCGGCGGAGGCGGCAGCGGAGAAACGTCGCCGAATTCATCGGAAGAGCTGAAGACGGAAGGCGCCGGGAAGCAGGATGTTACGCTGAGCATGCTGATCGATTCCTCGAACAACGAGCAGAACAGCAGCATTCTGAACCAGGCGGCGGAAATTGCCAGTCGAAGAAGCGATAAGTACAATATCAAGGTTCGTTTAGACACGGTGCCCAACACGGACATGGACAAGAAGGTGGACGTGCTGGCCGCCGGTTCCAACCTCCCGGACCTCATCGCCTCCGCGCCGAAGCCGGTCTGGATGAAACGGGGACTTCTGGCTGATCTGACGAATTGGTTTAATCGTTCTCCGCTGAAGGACGACTATATGTATCCGAGCCTGCTAGAGGAAGGACGCAATGGCGGCAAGCTGTATGCCGTGCCAATTAAAGCCGATTCGATCTTCCTCATCTATAACAAAGAACTGCTGAAGAAGGCAGGCATTGCGAATACGGACTTTACTTCGATTACGTGGGATGAATGGACCGCGATGCTGGAGCAGATCAAGCAGGCAGGTCTTAAAGCGGCGAACGGCAAGGATGTCAAAGGCTTCACCTTCCGTATCAGCACGTACGAAACCGCTCCGATTATTTTCAGCGCGGGCGGGGAGTTTTTCACCCAGGACGGCACGCAGGCTGTTTTCGGTAGCCAAGAGGCGGCGGACGGCTTAGCGCGGCTCAAAGGGCTTGTGTCCAGCGGCTACGCAGACAAGCCGGAGACCGATTACGCCAACTGGATGAGCGTATTCTTCAACGAGAACGCGGCGTTTACGATTACCGGCGGATGGTCGCTGACCTCCTATGAGGAAGGCGGACTGGATCTTGGCAAGCTAGGATATTCAACCGTGCCGAAAATCGCCAGCAGCACGTCCATCTTCGGTCCGGGTTTATCGTTCTCCATCTTCGAATCCAGTGCTCACAAAGAAGCGGCGATGGAGCTACTGACAGCCATTTATTCGCCCGAAATTTACAAGCAATGGCTTGCGCTTACCGCGGGCGTACCGGTTCTTGCTTCGTTGTCCGACGACCCGCAATTTGCGGACAATCCGATCAAGCCGGTACTATCCGAACAATTGAACAATATTAAGCCGATTCATTCGGACAACGCGCCGAGCTTCTGGACCAAATACGACCAACTGCTGGAGAAAGTCATCCTCACCAACACGGATATCGTTTCGCAGCAGCAGTTGCTAGAGAAGGACATTCAACAGGAGATTCAAAACAATCTAAAGTAA
- a CDS encoding family 4 glycosyl hydrolase, with product MRRVAIIGAGSIVFCKTLMLDIMATPELEDTEFVLMAPSTGKTSQVKAFADKVIEKNGLKSKVTVTTDRREALTGANYVITSFQVGGVSAFGLDYKIPLKYGVDQCIGDTLGPGGVFRALRSIPVILDVARDMEELCPNATLLNYVNPMAMICWALGETNIQYVGLCHGVQTTLDLISGYVGVPKQEIDYVSAGINHMGWFTKLTHQGRDLYPELREKFEQPEFYVNEKVRGEVFRHFGYFMTESTGHLSEYVPWFRKNQKALDLYCDEPSFGGNRAPITTGAPMSPTSTRIKRF from the coding sequence TTGAGAAGAGTAGCGATTATCGGAGCAGGCAGCATTGTCTTCTGCAAAACGCTAATGCTCGACATCATGGCGACGCCGGAACTGGAAGACACTGAATTCGTTCTGATGGCCCCCTCAACCGGCAAGACGTCACAGGTCAAAGCATTCGCCGACAAGGTCATCGAGAAGAACGGTCTGAAGTCCAAAGTAACGGTTACGACCGACCGCAGGGAGGCATTGACCGGCGCGAACTACGTCATTACGTCATTTCAGGTTGGCGGGGTATCCGCTTTTGGTCTGGACTACAAGATCCCGCTGAAGTACGGCGTCGATCAATGTATCGGCGACACGCTCGGACCGGGAGGAGTATTCCGGGCATTGCGGAGCATTCCCGTCATTCTGGACGTTGCCCGCGACATGGAGGAGCTGTGCCCGAATGCCACGCTGCTGAACTACGTCAATCCGATGGCCATGATCTGCTGGGCGCTGGGCGAGACGAACATTCAATACGTGGGACTGTGCCATGGCGTGCAGACGACGCTAGATCTGATCTCCGGTTACGTAGGCGTACCCAAGCAGGAGATCGATTACGTCTCCGCGGGCATCAATCATATGGGCTGGTTCACGAAGCTGACCCATCAAGGCCGAGATCTGTATCCGGAGCTGCGCGAGAAGTTCGAACAGCCGGAATTCTACGTCAATGAGAAGGTGCGCGGAGAGGTGTTCCGTCATTTCGGCTATTTCATGACCGAATCGACCGGGCATCTATCGGAGTACGTCCCTTGGTTCCGTAAAAATCAGAAGGCGCTCGACCTCTATTGCGACGAGCCCTCCTTCGGGGGGAATCGGGCGCCTATTACAACTGGTGCACCTATGTCGCCGACAAGTACAAGGATCAAGAGATTCTGA
- a CDS encoding family 4 glycosyl hydrolase, whose product MRRALLRGESGAYYNWCTYVADKYKDQEILKDESYDLPPRSVEYCAYIIEALETGKTFKFSGNLRNNGMISNLPDECCAEGAVFADRTGLHRTVIGDIPPQCAALNMTNINVQRLAVLAAKSGDPETVVQAIALDPLTSSVLTLKEIRDMVTEMLDAQRQWLPQFGNRSPRPTPIIPTPANLQRAEVPIDPALAVFSRFGELAK is encoded by the coding sequence TTGCGACGAGCCCTCCTTCGGGGGGAATCGGGCGCCTATTACAACTGGTGCACCTATGTCGCCGACAAGTACAAGGATCAAGAGATTCTGAAGGATGAATCCTACGATCTGCCTCCACGCAGCGTTGAGTATTGTGCCTATATTATTGAAGCGCTGGAAACCGGGAAAACGTTCAAGTTCAGCGGCAATCTGCGCAACAACGGGATGATCTCGAACCTGCCGGACGAGTGCTGCGCGGAAGGAGCCGTATTCGCCGACCGAACCGGTCTCCACCGGACCGTCATCGGCGACATTCCGCCTCAGTGCGCTGCGCTGAACATGACCAATATCAACGTACAGCGGCTGGCCGTGCTCGCCGCCAAGTCCGGCGATCCGGAAACGGTCGTTCAGGCGATCGCCCTCGATCCGTTGACCTCCTCGGTGCTGACATTGAAGGAAATTCGCGATATGGTCACCGAGATGCTGGACGCCCAGCGCCAATGGTTGCCGCAGTTCGGGAATCGCAGTCCTCGTCCGACGCCGATCATTCCGACGCCTGCCAACCTTCAACGCGCCGAGGTTCCGATCGACCCCGCTCTCGCCGTCTTCTCGCGTTTCGGGGAATTGGCTAAGTAG
- a CDS encoding helix-turn-helix domain-containing protein, whose amino-acid sequence MVRHSIFVRMPDILSGAFIKPEPGERFYFPLHQHENNSEMLLILEGEGDFRVDGKPYAAKAGSLLFYNRGVWHEERSISDRFRAIYVGYAGLQIRGLPPDYLSGTEQPAMLELNEQFLPIKQLFGEMITEWHSSLPESAVIANGLFRNLLGRVARKLHYSEEDEVKRRPNKESVHLARRYMEENYLSDVNLTILSNLTHLNAYHFIHVFKQETGMSPIQYLIRYRIEVAKKYLETTRLPMVEIAEKVGYKSETYFQNLFKKMTGVSPGQYRSTSQGEHL is encoded by the coding sequence ATGGTGCGACATTCGATCTTCGTCCGAATGCCCGATATTCTGAGCGGGGCGTTCATAAAGCCAGAACCGGGAGAACGGTTCTATTTCCCCCTTCATCAGCATGAGAACAACTCCGAAATGCTGCTTATTCTGGAAGGGGAAGGCGATTTTAGGGTGGATGGCAAGCCATACGCGGCGAAAGCGGGAAGCTTGTTGTTCTACAACCGGGGCGTCTGGCATGAGGAGAGGTCGATCAGCGATAGGTTTAGGGCTATCTATGTCGGCTATGCGGGCTTGCAAATAAGAGGACTGCCGCCGGACTATCTGTCCGGAACCGAACAACCGGCTATGCTTGAGCTGAATGAGCAATTCCTGCCGATCAAGCAGTTGTTCGGCGAGATGATCACGGAATGGCATAGCTCCTTGCCGGAATCCGCCGTGATCGCAAACGGATTGTTCCGTAACCTACTCGGTCGGGTAGCCCGTAAACTGCATTATTCGGAAGAGGACGAAGTCAAGAGGAGGCCGAACAAGGAATCCGTACATCTGGCGAGAAGGTACATGGAGGAGAATTACCTGTCCGACGTGAATCTGACGATCCTCTCTAACCTGACGCATTTGAACGCCTATCATTTCATCCATGTGTTCAAGCAAGAGACGGGGATGAGTCCGATTCAATATTTGATCCGATACCGTATAGAGGTAGCTAAGAAATATTTGGAGACGACGCGCCTGCCAATGGTCGAGATTGCGGAAAAGGTCGGCTACAAAAGCGAGACTTACTTTCAGAACCTGTTTAAGAAAATGACCGGGGTTTCGCCCGGGCAGTACCGTTCGACTTCTCAGGGCGAGCATTTATAG